Proteins from one Sabethes cyaneus chromosome 2, idSabCyanKW18_F2, whole genome shotgun sequence genomic window:
- the LOC128734131 gene encoding paternally-expressed gene 3 protein: MIKLYVFAAILIVALAAPSLGNPAPDCPPGGHSGYSYPAPEVQLSVGKAINSVSITPGFSSYSEGGAVKYASVGPSYSSYDASPAYSAYGSDAGLKLSSYVPAVKSISATPGVVYADKSPAVTFGSSIAAPAFVAPAVATKYVSSAPAYVSKDYLPPVKTVVSAGPAYSSYVAGPAISSYSATPAVSSYISTPAVSKVAYAAPAVSYAAPIAYAPAAKVASIAAPAVSYASYAPAAKVATYAAPAAYASYTPAAKIAYAAPSLSYAAPVAKVAAVAAPAVSYASYVPATKVAAISAPAAYASYTPAAKVAAYAAPVSVAAYAPAAKVAYAAPASYASSYATSSNIAYAAPVAKIASYAAPAAYATYSPAAKVAYSAPAVSYAAAAPAVAKYVSAPAVSSYYAAPAVAKYATSPAISSAYVSAPAITKYAPYSAHAYAPAVSPAYLSQPVVSKVAYGGPAVAKYVSSPAISAYASTPAFSSYVSSPAVSKVVSSPASYSYVSSPAIAKVAAVPAVSASYAAPAAISTAYVAPAITKVAAAPAISAAYVAAPAVAKYTTGPAYAAYSAGPAYSKLAVSPAISAYSSGASLSKLVSGPAYSSYVSAPAISKVVATPAVAAYSASPAYSAYSVGPAVSKYAVSPAIAAYSAGGGAHGYYGGGPILSSAHYGGLRYASAVPAISTSYAAAPAATIYKSAVPATIVKTVAEKHLEYYDDHPRYAFEYGVNDPLTGDNKHHKEERDGDVVRGQYSLVEPDGNVRTVDYYADWATGFHATVTNSRDQVHAVKVLGKRAVVKT, translated from the exons ATGATAAAGTTATat GTTTTTGCTGCAATCTTGATTGTGGCTTTAGCAGCACCTAGTTTAGGAAATCCAGCACCAGACTGTCCGCCCGGTGGGCACAGTGGATATTCATATCCAGCACCAGAAGTACAATTGTCCGTAGGAAAAGCAATAAACTCTGTTAGCATAACACCCGGATTTTCATCGTATTCTGAAGGTGGAGCCGTTAAATACGCATCCGTAGGACCTTCATATAGCTCTTATGACGCATCTCCTGCATACTCCGCTTACGGCAGTGACGCTGGATTGAAGCTCTCTAGCTATGTTCCGGCTGTGAAAAGTATCTCCGCGACTCCAGGCGTTGTCTACGCAGATAAATCACCGGCAGTAACATTTGGTTCAAGTATCGCTGCTCCCGCTTTCGTTGCTCCCGCTGTGGCAACAAAATACGTGTCTAGTGCACCAGCATATGTTTCGAAAGATTATCTTCCACCAGTTAAGACTGTAGTTTCCGCTGGCCCAGCCTATTCCTCGTACGTCGCTGGCCCGGCAATTTCATCTTACTCCGCAACCCCTGCTGTATCTTCATATATTTCCACACCAGCTGTTAGCAAA GTCGCGTATGCCGCACCAGCCGTTAGTTATGCTGCTCCTATTGCTTATGCTCCAGCAGCAAAAGTAGCAAGTATTGCTGCTCCAGCCGTTTCTTATGCATCTTATGCACCTGCTGCAAAAGTGGCAACATATGCGGCACCAGCAGCATACGCCTCATATACTCCGGCCGCCAAAATCGCTTATGCAGCTCCATCACTGAGCTATGCAGCACCCGTTGCAAAAgtggctgctgttgctgctcctGCTGTATCCTATGCATCATACGTTCCGGCAACAAAAGTGGCAGCAATCTCAGCTCCAGCTGCCTATGCATCGTACACCCCTGCCGCTAAAGTAGCAGCCTATGCAGCTCCAGTTTCGGTAGCCGCTTATGCACCTGCTGCTAAGGTAGCATATGCGGCTCCAGCATCCTACGCCAGCTCATATGCGACCAGCTCAAATATTGCTTATGCTGCACCAGTCGCAAAAATAGCATCATATGCTGCACCAGCTGCGTACGCTACATATTCCCCTGCAGCTAAAGTTGCTTATTCAGCACCTGCCGTATcatatgctgctgctgctccagcTGTAGCCAAATACGTTTCTGCACCCGCTGTTTCCTCATACTATGCAGCACCAGCCGTCGCCAAATATGCTACAAGTCCAGCAATTTCCAGTGCGTACGTATCTGCTCCAGCGATTACTAAATATGCACCATATTCTGCCCATGCATACGCGCCTGCCGTATCACCAGCTTACCTTTCACAGCCAGTTGTTTCAAAGGTTGCCTATGGCGGTCCAGCAGTTGCAAAGTATGTGTCTAGTCCAGCTATTTCTGCGTACGCATCTACACCAGCGTTTTCATCTTACGTTTCTTCGCCGGCCGTCTCTAAAGTGGTATCCAGCCCAGCTTCATACTCATACGTTTCAAGTCCAGCAATAGCAAAGGTGGCTGCTGTTCCTGCCGTATCAGCTTCATATGCTGCTCCCGCTGCTATCTCTACCGCTTATGTTGCACCAGCAATTACAAAAGTAGCGGCTGCTCCTGCAATTTCAGCCGCATACGTGGCTGCACCAGCGGTTGCAAAATACACAACCGGACCAGCTTATGCTGCCTACAGTGCGGGCCCCGCATATTCCAAATTGGCCGTGTCACCGGCGATTTCAGCGTATAGTTCTGGAGCTTCCCTATCGAAATTAGTATCAGGACCGGCATATTCGAGCTATGTTAGTGCTCCAGCAATCTCGAAAGTCGTTGCCACGCCTGCTGTAGCCGCGTATAGCGCATCTCCCGCTTATTCTGCTTACTCTGTTGGCCCGGCAGTTTCCAAATATGCGGTCAGTCCCGCCATAGCAGCATACTCGGCTGGTGGAGGTGCTCATGGTTACTACGGCGGCGGCCCGATTCTTTCATCTGCACATTACGGTGGACTACGATATGCTTCTGCTGTGCCGGCTATCTCAACTAGCTATGCGGCTGCACCAGCTGCTACCATTTACAAATCGGCGGTTCCAGCGACGATCGTGAAGACAGTTGCCGAAAAACATCTCGAATACTAC GATGATCACCCACGATACGCGTTTGAGTATGGAGTGAACGATCCTCTGACTGGTGATAATAAGCACCATAAGGAGGAACGCGACGGAGATGTTGTCCGTGGTCAGTACTCACTGGTTGAACCTGATGGCAACGTACGTACGGTGGATTACTATGCCGACTGGGCCACCGGATTCCATGCTACCGTAACCAACAGTAGGGACCAGGTCCACGCGGTGAAAGTTCTAGGAAAACGAGCCGTTGTTAAAACGTAA
- the LOC128734830 gene encoding serine/arginine repetitive matrix protein 1 isoform X2: MMFTGTNQQQDTRFSDKEKKLLKQMKFGDNLNKRVDMSKVKLDVLRPWISKKITDMLNIEDDVIVEFVYNQLEEEKYPCPKKMQINMTGFLNGKNARVFMEDLWALLLSAQDSDTGIPAEFIEQKKDEIMKREEDSKMLEEIKSRRSRSRGGSRDRDDHRKSKKEIRPMYKPEPEEYLDDEEKMIEDFIEADVPLSKDKEQKKTIEEVKPPSVTKDVLLEKNSKKSPEKNKETQNKSNENSAEKSRRKSRDRSRSRDRRRSRDRRSSKDRKSSRDRKSSRDRKSSRDRKSSRDQKSSRDRKSSRDRKSSRERKSSKERKTSRERKSSRDRRRSKSPRRSPDRPKKRSRSPKDKRDRNERPKRSPSPRVKKNESRDAQAEGKKISPAIKRRSHSRSTSRSRSKTRSVSRKKSLSRSRSRSRSKSKTRVRKGGRKSRSRSKRSRSSVSSRSSSSSRSGDRRKQSSAKKPRNGKSRSRSRSRSHSRSRSRSRSRSRRDTSRSRSRSRSSRSSSRPTKKDDFEIQKKENSVQKKRHYRSNKDSSDSESDRGNRGTARKGVDRGGRDRRSPRGRKDRSRSRNRSKSRNRSRSRSRNRSRSPKRWSRSPRGRNNRDKPPAGGRGGGPGRGGGGNDGGRAGDGGRGNSSISSRRNSSPKRGSGGGGGGRGSGGDRNSGSYSASQRRTDSPTREFNNYNRRPSRDQPGSNQWRRSDEQLSSGRPPMGPPASRFDDRRGNNMQGRENSREQHGDGRRKPMDARNSWNDDRKNSVAKSGDTLDSGELWDDGDSAPIIVDIKANREKKREVDPEEPKKASKKPEIVKKQEPAKKEVIKVEEKKPIIRSRYSSSLSRTPSPFLKSHERAAAASSAVATAASTASNNSSQPTSNAVSQKEEKSTSKSSLVSASSGKAKTKVAVAHNKKETSESDSTGSSSESEEEERSRKKKLKKRPSKKRRRSSSSSEEDSSDESDREEEPVKKPSKQDAAVVHAEERKKSNVSKQQKEKEAPVVAVASAPVVQTTVLTAPKAREDNPKKRKRTVSLESKHVDEKKVATKEIKQKKVEKVSSSSSSDSEAERLKRKRRKEKKRKNVSDGSSSDSEETKKKRHKRHKKHTKKHKKHKKHKKSKGKQRDSSSSSDDEENVRGSGGVAINDDLEKQLRERALKSMKKQQSISD, translated from the exons ATGATGTTTACG GGCACCAATCAGCAGCAGGATACTCGCTTTAGTGATAAGGAGAAAAAACTGTTGAAACAGATGAAATTCGGAGATAATTTAAATAAACGGGTGGACATGTCCAAGGTAAAACTGGATGTGCTTCGTCCTTGGATTAGCAAGAAAATAACCGATATGCTGAATATCGAGGATGATGTAATTGTCGAATTCGTCTATAATCAACTAGAGGAGGAAAAGTATCCATGCCCAAAGAAGATGCAGATTAATATGACTGGTTTTCTAAATGGAAAGAATGCACGCGTTTTTATGGAGGACTTGTGGGCGCTTTTACTTTCGGCGCAAGATTCTGATACTGGCATTCCTGCCGAGTTCATAGAAcagaaaaaggatgaaattaTGAAGAGGGAAGAGGATTCCAAAATGCTTGAGGAGATTAAATCGCGGAGATCGCGCAGCCGTGGGGGAAGTCGCGATAGGGATGATCACAGGAAATCTAAAAAAGAAATTCGGCCAATGTATAAGCCTGAACCAGAGGAGTATCTTGACGATGAAGAAAAAATGATTGAAGACTTTATCGAAGCTGATGTTCCCCTTTCAAAGGATAAAGAGCAAAAGAAAACGATAGAAGAAGTCAAACCACCTTCGGTTACAAAAGACGTTTTATTGGAGAAGAATTCAAAAAAATCCcctgaaaaaaataaagaaacacAAAATAAGTCAAACGAAAATAGTGCCGAAAAATCGCGCAGAAAGTCTCGCGATCGCTCGCGTTCTCGTGATAGACGTCGGTCTCGCGACAGACGTAGTTCTAAAGATCGAAAGTCTTCTCGCGATAGGAAATCATCTCGCGATCGAAAATCATCTCGTGACCGAAAATCGTCTCGGGATCAGAAGTCGTCCCGAGACCGTAAGTCGTCTCGAGATCGCAAGTCATCCAGAGAGCGCAAGTCGTCTAAAGAGCGCAAAACATCTCGGGAACGTAAGTCCTCACGAGATCGACGTCGATCTAAATCCCCGCGTCGGTCTCCTGATAGGCCCAAAAAGCGCAGCCGTTCGCCGAAGGATAAACGTGATCGTAATGAGCG TCCCAAGCGGTCGCCAAGTCCTCGTGTCAAGAAAAACGAGTCCCGAGATGCTCAAGCTG AGGGTAAAAAAATATCGCCAGCCATCAAGCGTCGCAGCCATAGCCGGTCAACTTCACGTTCCAGGTCAAAGACACGTTCGGTTAGCCGCAAGAAGAGCCTCAGTCGGTCTCGGTCCAGATCCAGGTCCAAATCGAAGACCAG aGTTCGCAAAGGAGGCCGTAAATCCCGTTCACGCTCGAAGCGTTCACGGAGCTCCGTTTCGTCGCGTTCATCTTCTAGCAGCCGCAGTGGAGATCGCAGAAAACAATCCAGTGCGAAAAAGCCTCGCAATGGTAAGAGTCGCAGCAGGAGCCGAAGCCGTAGTCACAGCCGCAGTCGCAGTCGCAGTCGTAGCCGTAGCCGCAGGGATACATCACGTTCCAGAAGTCGCTCACGCAGTAGCCGCTCCTCGTCACGTCCGACTAAAAAGGATGACTTCGAAATCCAGAAGAAAGAGAACAGCGTGCAGAAGAAGCGTCACTATCGTTCAAATAAGGACTCATCGGATTCGGAATCGGATCGAGGAAATCGGGGCACGGCCAGAAAAGGTGTTGATCGGGGTGGACGCGATCGTCGTTCTCCCAGAGGTCGCAAGGACCGTTCGCGTTCCAGAAACCGTTCTAAATCCAGGAATCGGTCCCGTTCACGTTCCCGAAATCGATCCCGCTCACCGAAACGATGGTCACGATCGCCTAGAGGACGAAACAATCG CGATAAACCTCCTGCAGGCGGTCGTGGCGGTGGACCCGGTCGTGGTGGCGGTGGTAACGATGGCGGTAGAGCAGGTGACGGAGGAAGAGGTAACAGCAGCATCTCTAGTCGTCGCAACTCTTCACCGAAACGTGGCAGcggtggtggcggtggtggtaGAGGTAGCGGAGGAGACCGCAATAGCGGTAGCTACTCAGCATCGCAGCGCCGAACCGATAGCCCAACTCGCGAGTTTAATAACTATAACAGACGTCCGTCACGTGACCAGCCAGGCTCCAACCAATGGCGTCGTTCGGACGAACAACTATCATCCGGGCGTCCTCCGATGGGACCACCTGCCTCTAGATTTGACGATAGACGAGGTAATAATATGCAAGGCAGAGAAAATAGCCGAGAACAACATGGTGATGGTAGACGCAAACCTATGGACGCACGAAACTCTTGGAACGATGACAGGAAAAACAGCGTAGCAAAGTCAGGTGACACCCTAGATTCGGGAGAGCTCTGGGACGACGGTGACAGTGCTCCGATAATAGTCGATATTAAGGCTAATAGAGAGAAAAAGCGTGAAGTGGACCCCGAAGAACCTAAAAAAGCATCGAAAAAGCCGGAAATCGTCAAAAAACAAGAACCGGCAAAGAAGGAAGTTATCAAGGTCGAAGAAAAGAAACCTATTATAAGATCGAGATACAGCAGCAGTTTATCTAGAACTCCCTCGCCGTTCCTGAAATCACACGAACGAGCCGCGGCAGCTTCTTCAGCTGTAGCGACAGCAGCCTCAACTGCTTCAAACAATTCGTCGCAACCCACCAGCAATGCGGTTtcacaaaaagaggagaaatcGACCTCAAAATCTAGCCTAGTATCAGCATCTAGCGGTAAAGCCAAAACTAAGGTTGCTGTCGCTCACAATAAAAAGGAAACCAGTGAAAGTGACAGCACCGGAAGCAGCAGTGAATCCGAGGAGGAGGAACGATCtcgtaaaaagaaattaaagaaGAGACCTTCAAAGAAACGAAGACGTTCATCGTCCTCCAGCGAAGAAGACTCGTCTGATGAAAGTGACCGCGAAGAGGAACCAGTAAAGAAACCGTCAAAACAAGACGCTGCTGTGGTACATGCGGAAGAACGTAAGAAAAGCAATGTCTCCaaacagcaaaaagaaaaagaagcacCAGTTGTTGCTGTAGCGTCTGCGCCAGTTGTTCAAACGACCGTGTTGACCGCCCCCAAGGCACGAGAGGATAATCCTAAGAAACGTAAACGGACCGTAAGTTTGGAATCAAAGCATGTTGATGAAAAGAAGGTTGCAACCAAAGAAATCAAGCAGAAAAAGGTAGAAAAAGTATCTTCTTCCTCATCTAGTGATTCCGAAGCGGAACGTTTGAAGAGAAAGCGTCgcaaggaaaagaaaaggaaaaacgttTCCGACGGAAGTTCTTCTGACTCGGAGGAAACTAAGAAGAAAAGACACAAGAGACATAAGAAACATACAAAGAAGCATAAGAAACATAAGAAGCATAAGAAAAGCAAGGGCAAACAACGGGACAGTAGTTCCTCGTCGGATGACGAAGAAAATGTTCGTGGTTCGGGAGGAGTCGCGATAAATGATGACTTGGAGAAGCAGCTGCGCGAACGTGCACTCAAGTCGATGAAGAAACAGCAGAGTATCTCCGACTGA
- the LOC128734830 gene encoding serine/arginine repetitive matrix protein 1 isoform X1: protein MMFTGTNQQQDTRFSDKEKKLLKQMKFGDNLNKRVDMSKVKLDVLRPWISKKITDMLNIEDDVIVEFVYNQLEEEKYPCPKKMQINMTGFLNGKNARVFMEDLWALLLSAQDSDTGIPAEFIEQKKDEIMKREEDSKMLEEIKSRRSRSRGGSRDRDDHRKSKKEIRPMYKPEPEEYLDDEEKMIEDFIEADVPLSKDKEQKKTIEEVKPPSVTKDVLLEKNSKKSPEKNKETQNKSNENSAEKSRRKSRDRSRSRDRRRSRDRRSSKDRKSSRDRKSSRDRKSSRDRKSSRDQKSSRDRKSSRDRKSSRERKSSKERKTSRERKSSRDRRRSKSPRRSPDRPKKRSRSPKDKRDRNERPKRSPSPRVKKNESRDAQADNGPMSKLQSKLMNFAEGKKISPAIKRRSHSRSTSRSRSKTRSVSRKKSLSRSRSRSRSKSKTRVRKGGRKSRSRSKRSRSSVSSRSSSSSRSGDRRKQSSAKKPRNGKSRSRSRSRSHSRSRSRSRSRSRRDTSRSRSRSRSSRSSSRPTKKDDFEIQKKENSVQKKRHYRSNKDSSDSESDRGNRGTARKGVDRGGRDRRSPRGRKDRSRSRNRSKSRNRSRSRSRNRSRSPKRWSRSPRGRNNRDKPPAGGRGGGPGRGGGGNDGGRAGDGGRGNSSISSRRNSSPKRGSGGGGGGRGSGGDRNSGSYSASQRRTDSPTREFNNYNRRPSRDQPGSNQWRRSDEQLSSGRPPMGPPASRFDDRRGNNMQGRENSREQHGDGRRKPMDARNSWNDDRKNSVAKSGDTLDSGELWDDGDSAPIIVDIKANREKKREVDPEEPKKASKKPEIVKKQEPAKKEVIKVEEKKPIIRSRYSSSLSRTPSPFLKSHERAAAASSAVATAASTASNNSSQPTSNAVSQKEEKSTSKSSLVSASSGKAKTKVAVAHNKKETSESDSTGSSSESEEEERSRKKKLKKRPSKKRRRSSSSSEEDSSDESDREEEPVKKPSKQDAAVVHAEERKKSNVSKQQKEKEAPVVAVASAPVVQTTVLTAPKAREDNPKKRKRTVSLESKHVDEKKVATKEIKQKKVEKVSSSSSSDSEAERLKRKRRKEKKRKNVSDGSSSDSEETKKKRHKRHKKHTKKHKKHKKHKKSKGKQRDSSSSSDDEENVRGSGGVAINDDLEKQLRERALKSMKKQQSISD, encoded by the exons ATGATGTTTACG GGCACCAATCAGCAGCAGGATACTCGCTTTAGTGATAAGGAGAAAAAACTGTTGAAACAGATGAAATTCGGAGATAATTTAAATAAACGGGTGGACATGTCCAAGGTAAAACTGGATGTGCTTCGTCCTTGGATTAGCAAGAAAATAACCGATATGCTGAATATCGAGGATGATGTAATTGTCGAATTCGTCTATAATCAACTAGAGGAGGAAAAGTATCCATGCCCAAAGAAGATGCAGATTAATATGACTGGTTTTCTAAATGGAAAGAATGCACGCGTTTTTATGGAGGACTTGTGGGCGCTTTTACTTTCGGCGCAAGATTCTGATACTGGCATTCCTGCCGAGTTCATAGAAcagaaaaaggatgaaattaTGAAGAGGGAAGAGGATTCCAAAATGCTTGAGGAGATTAAATCGCGGAGATCGCGCAGCCGTGGGGGAAGTCGCGATAGGGATGATCACAGGAAATCTAAAAAAGAAATTCGGCCAATGTATAAGCCTGAACCAGAGGAGTATCTTGACGATGAAGAAAAAATGATTGAAGACTTTATCGAAGCTGATGTTCCCCTTTCAAAGGATAAAGAGCAAAAGAAAACGATAGAAGAAGTCAAACCACCTTCGGTTACAAAAGACGTTTTATTGGAGAAGAATTCAAAAAAATCCcctgaaaaaaataaagaaacacAAAATAAGTCAAACGAAAATAGTGCCGAAAAATCGCGCAGAAAGTCTCGCGATCGCTCGCGTTCTCGTGATAGACGTCGGTCTCGCGACAGACGTAGTTCTAAAGATCGAAAGTCTTCTCGCGATAGGAAATCATCTCGCGATCGAAAATCATCTCGTGACCGAAAATCGTCTCGGGATCAGAAGTCGTCCCGAGACCGTAAGTCGTCTCGAGATCGCAAGTCATCCAGAGAGCGCAAGTCGTCTAAAGAGCGCAAAACATCTCGGGAACGTAAGTCCTCACGAGATCGACGTCGATCTAAATCCCCGCGTCGGTCTCCTGATAGGCCCAAAAAGCGCAGCCGTTCGCCGAAGGATAAACGTGATCGTAATGAGCG TCCCAAGCGGTCGCCAAGTCCTCGTGTCAAGAAAAACGAGTCCCGAGATGCTCAAGCTG ACAACGGTCCAATGTCGAAGTTGCAGTCAAAGTTAATGAATTTTGCAGAGGGTAAAAAAATATCGCCAGCCATCAAGCGTCGCAGCCATAGCCGGTCAACTTCACGTTCCAGGTCAAAGACACGTTCGGTTAGCCGCAAGAAGAGCCTCAGTCGGTCTCGGTCCAGATCCAGGTCCAAATCGAAGACCAG aGTTCGCAAAGGAGGCCGTAAATCCCGTTCACGCTCGAAGCGTTCACGGAGCTCCGTTTCGTCGCGTTCATCTTCTAGCAGCCGCAGTGGAGATCGCAGAAAACAATCCAGTGCGAAAAAGCCTCGCAATGGTAAGAGTCGCAGCAGGAGCCGAAGCCGTAGTCACAGCCGCAGTCGCAGTCGCAGTCGTAGCCGTAGCCGCAGGGATACATCACGTTCCAGAAGTCGCTCACGCAGTAGCCGCTCCTCGTCACGTCCGACTAAAAAGGATGACTTCGAAATCCAGAAGAAAGAGAACAGCGTGCAGAAGAAGCGTCACTATCGTTCAAATAAGGACTCATCGGATTCGGAATCGGATCGAGGAAATCGGGGCACGGCCAGAAAAGGTGTTGATCGGGGTGGACGCGATCGTCGTTCTCCCAGAGGTCGCAAGGACCGTTCGCGTTCCAGAAACCGTTCTAAATCCAGGAATCGGTCCCGTTCACGTTCCCGAAATCGATCCCGCTCACCGAAACGATGGTCACGATCGCCTAGAGGACGAAACAATCG CGATAAACCTCCTGCAGGCGGTCGTGGCGGTGGACCCGGTCGTGGTGGCGGTGGTAACGATGGCGGTAGAGCAGGTGACGGAGGAAGAGGTAACAGCAGCATCTCTAGTCGTCGCAACTCTTCACCGAAACGTGGCAGcggtggtggcggtggtggtaGAGGTAGCGGAGGAGACCGCAATAGCGGTAGCTACTCAGCATCGCAGCGCCGAACCGATAGCCCAACTCGCGAGTTTAATAACTATAACAGACGTCCGTCACGTGACCAGCCAGGCTCCAACCAATGGCGTCGTTCGGACGAACAACTATCATCCGGGCGTCCTCCGATGGGACCACCTGCCTCTAGATTTGACGATAGACGAGGTAATAATATGCAAGGCAGAGAAAATAGCCGAGAACAACATGGTGATGGTAGACGCAAACCTATGGACGCACGAAACTCTTGGAACGATGACAGGAAAAACAGCGTAGCAAAGTCAGGTGACACCCTAGATTCGGGAGAGCTCTGGGACGACGGTGACAGTGCTCCGATAATAGTCGATATTAAGGCTAATAGAGAGAAAAAGCGTGAAGTGGACCCCGAAGAACCTAAAAAAGCATCGAAAAAGCCGGAAATCGTCAAAAAACAAGAACCGGCAAAGAAGGAAGTTATCAAGGTCGAAGAAAAGAAACCTATTATAAGATCGAGATACAGCAGCAGTTTATCTAGAACTCCCTCGCCGTTCCTGAAATCACACGAACGAGCCGCGGCAGCTTCTTCAGCTGTAGCGACAGCAGCCTCAACTGCTTCAAACAATTCGTCGCAACCCACCAGCAATGCGGTTtcacaaaaagaggagaaatcGACCTCAAAATCTAGCCTAGTATCAGCATCTAGCGGTAAAGCCAAAACTAAGGTTGCTGTCGCTCACAATAAAAAGGAAACCAGTGAAAGTGACAGCACCGGAAGCAGCAGTGAATCCGAGGAGGAGGAACGATCtcgtaaaaagaaattaaagaaGAGACCTTCAAAGAAACGAAGACGTTCATCGTCCTCCAGCGAAGAAGACTCGTCTGATGAAAGTGACCGCGAAGAGGAACCAGTAAAGAAACCGTCAAAACAAGACGCTGCTGTGGTACATGCGGAAGAACGTAAGAAAAGCAATGTCTCCaaacagcaaaaagaaaaagaagcacCAGTTGTTGCTGTAGCGTCTGCGCCAGTTGTTCAAACGACCGTGTTGACCGCCCCCAAGGCACGAGAGGATAATCCTAAGAAACGTAAACGGACCGTAAGTTTGGAATCAAAGCATGTTGATGAAAAGAAGGTTGCAACCAAAGAAATCAAGCAGAAAAAGGTAGAAAAAGTATCTTCTTCCTCATCTAGTGATTCCGAAGCGGAACGTTTGAAGAGAAAGCGTCgcaaggaaaagaaaaggaaaaacgttTCCGACGGAAGTTCTTCTGACTCGGAGGAAACTAAGAAGAAAAGACACAAGAGACATAAGAAACATACAAAGAAGCATAAGAAACATAAGAAGCATAAGAAAAGCAAGGGCAAACAACGGGACAGTAGTTCCTCGTCGGATGACGAAGAAAATGTTCGTGGTTCGGGAGGAGTCGCGATAAATGATGACTTGGAGAAGCAGCTGCGCGAACGTGCACTCAAGTCGATGAAGAAACAGCAGAGTATCTCCGACTGA
- the LOC128734167 gene encoding 40S ribosomal protein S4, whose translation MARGPKKHLKRLNAPRGWMLDKTGGTFAPRPSTGPHKLRESLPLVIFLRNRLKYALTNNEVTRIVMQRHIKIDGKVRTDPNYPAGFMDVITIDKTNENFRLIYDVKGRFTVHRITPEEAKYKLLKVKRVQIGPKRVPYILTHDGRTIRYPDPIIHQNDSIQYDIATGKVMDVLKFEPGNLCMITGGRNLGRCGTVIQREKHPGSFEIVHVKDATGHVFATRLTNVFIIGKSVKAFISLPKGKGVKLSIAEERDRRLASKAAH comes from the exons ATG GCTCGCggacccaagaaacatttaaagCGTTTGAATGCTCCGAGAGGATGGATGTTGGACAAGACCGGTGGTACTTTCGCACCCCGGCCGTCCACAGGACCACACAAGCTGCGCGAATCATTGCCGCTGGTAATTTTCCTGCGCAATCGGCTGAAGTATGCCCTGACCAATAATGAGGTCACCAGGATTGTGATGCAGCGTCACATCAAGATTGACGGCAAGGTGCGCACCGATCCCAACTATCCGGCCGGTTTCATGG ATGTCATTACCATTGACAAGACTAACGAGAACTTCCGATTGATCTATGATGTCAAAGGTCGCTTCACCGTTCACCGTATCACGCCAGAAGAAGCCAAG TACAAGCTGCTGAAGGTGAAACGCGTCCAAATTGGACCGAAGCGAGTCCCATACATTCTGACTCATGACGGACGCACTATTCGCTACCCGGATCCAATCATTCATCAGAACGATTCTATTCAGTACGACATCGCTACCGGTAAAGTTATGGATGTACTCAAGTTCGAACCGGGTAATTTGTGTATGATCACCGGCGGAAGAAATTTGGGACGTTGCGGTACAGTTATCCAGCGCGAGAAGCACCCGGGATCGTTTGAAATTGTCCACGTCAAGGATGCTACCGGTCATGTTTTTGCCACTCGACTAACCAATGTTTTCATCATTGGTAAGAGCGTCAAGGCATTCATCTCGCTGCCGAAGGGCAAGGGTGTCAAGTTGAGCATTGCTGAAGAACGCGACAGGCGGCTGGCGAGCAAGGCTGCACATTAA